One stretch of Suricata suricatta isolate VVHF042 chromosome 13, meerkat_22Aug2017_6uvM2_HiC, whole genome shotgun sequence DNA includes these proteins:
- the LOC115275723 gene encoding protein bicaudal D homolog 2 isoform X5, with protein sequence MSAPSEEEEYARLVMEAQPEWLRAEVKRLSHELAETTREKIQAAEYGLAVLEEKHQLKLQFEELEVDYEAIRGEMEQLKEAFGQAHTNHKKVAADGESREESLIQESASKEQYYVRKVLELQTELKQLRNVLTNTQSESERLASVAQELKEINQNVETQRGRLRDDIKEYKFREARLLQDYSELEEENISLQKQVSVLRQNQVEFEGLKHEIRRLEEEAEDLNSQLQDAIRLKEISERQLEEALETLKTEREQKLSLRKELSHYMSINDSLYTSHLHVSLDGLKLGDDAEALANGFEHGGLAKLPLDNRTSTPSKDGPAPPSPSLVSDLLSELNISEIQKLKQQLVQLEREKVGLLATLQDTQKQLEQARGALSEQREEVGRLTESLGALRRLQAGKERRAALDSEKERDSHEDGDYYEVDINGPEVLACRYRVALAEASELREQLNALRSAHEAGEARHAEEKGRHEAESQALTEKVSLLEKAGRQDRELLARLQAELKKVSDVAGETQGSLSVAQDELVTFSEELASLYHHVCMCNNETPARVVLDYYREGPAARGRRSPVLPKGPPAAEAGAGDSSPSPSPSLPSPLSDPRREPMNIYNLIAIIRDQIRHLQAAVDRTTELSRQRLASQELGPAADKDREALMEEILKLKSLLSTKREQITTLRTVLKANKQTAEVALANLKSKYENEKAMVTETMMKLRNELKALKEDAATFSSLRAMFATRCDEYITQLDEMQRQLAAAEDEKKTLNSLLRMAIQQKLALTQRLELLELDHEQTRRGRAKAASKAKPGTPSL encoded by the exons GCGTTTGGACAGGCGCACACGAACCACAAGAAGGTAGCCGCAGACGGCGAGAGCCGGGAGGAGAGTCTGATCCAGGAGTCAGCCTCCAAGGAGCAGTACTATGTGCGCAAGGTGCTGGAGCTACAGACGGAGCTGAAGCAGCTGCGGAACGTGCTCACCAACACGCAGTCGGAGAGCGAGCGCCTGGCGTCTGTGGCGCAGGAGCTGAAGGAG ATCAACCAGAACGTGGAGACGCAGCGCGGCCGCCTGCGGGATGACATCAAGGAGTACAAGTTCCGAGAGGCGCGCCTGCTGCAGGACTACtcggagctggaggaggagaacATCAGCCTGCAGAAGCAGGTGTCTGTGCTCAGGCAGAACCAG GTGGAGTTCGAGGGCCTCAAGCACGAGATCAGgcgcctggaggaggaggccgaGGACCTCAACAGCCAGCTGCAGGACGCCATCCGGCTCAAGGAGATCTCAGAGCGGCAGCTGGAGGAGGCGCTGGAGACGCTgaagacagagcgcgagcagaaGCTCAGTCTGCGCAAGGAGCTGTCCCACTACATGAGCATCAACGACTCCCTGTACACCAGCCACCTGCACGTCTCCCTGGACGGCCTCAAGCTGGGCGACGACGCCGAGGCCCTGGCCAACGGCTTCGAGCACGGCGGCCTGGCCAAGCTGCCCCTGGACAACAGGACCTCCACGCCCTCCAAGgacggccccgccccgccctcccccagcctggtGTCCGACCTCCTCAGTGAGCTCAACATCTCCGAGATCCAGAAGCTGAAGCAGCAGCTGGTGCAG CTGGAGCGGGAGAAGGTGGGCCTGCTGGCGACGCTGCAGGACACACAGAAGCAGCTGGAGCAGGCGCGGGGTGCCCTGTCGGAGCAGCGCGAGGAGGTGGGCCGCCTCACGGAGAGCCTCGGCGCTCTGCGGCGCCTGCAGGCCGGCAAGGAGCGGCGGGCGGCCCTGGACAGCGAGAAGGAGCGGGACAGCCACGAAGACGGCGACTACTATGAGGTGGACATCAACGGGCCCGAGGTCCTGGCCTGCAGGTACCGCGTGGCCCTGGCCGAGGCCAGCGAGCTCCGCGAGCAGCTGAATGCCCTGCGCAGCGCACACGAGGCCGGCGAGGCCCGACACGCGGAAGAGAAGGGCCGGCACGAGGCCGAGAGCCAGGCACTCACCGAGAAGGTCTCCCTGCTGGAGAAGGCCGGCCGCCAGGACCGCGAGCTGCTGGCCCGGCTGCAGGCGGAGCTGAAGAAGGTGAGCGACGTCGCGGGCGAGACGCAGGGCAGCCTGAGCGTGGCCCAGGACGAGCTGGTGACCTTCAGCGAGGAGCTGGCCAGCCTCTACCACCACGTGTGCATGTGCAACAACGAGACGCCCGCCCGCGTCGTGCTGGACTACTACCGGGAGGGCCCCGCAGCCCGCGGGCGTCGCTCTCCCGTCCTGCCCAAAGGGCCGCCGGCCGCGGAGGCTGGAGCGGGGGACAGCAGCCCCTCGCccagcccttccctgccctcGCCCCTGAGTGACCCGCGCCGAGAGCCCATGAACATCTACAACCTGATCGCCATCATCCGAGACCAGATCAGGCACCTGCAGGCGGCCGTGGACCGCACCACGGAGCTGTCGCGGCAGCGCCTGGCCTCCCAGGAACTGGGCCCCGCCGCCGATAAGGACCGGGAGGCGCTCATGGAGGAGATCCTCAAGTTAAAGTCTCTGCTGAGCACCAAGCGGGAGCAGATCACCACGCTGCGCACAGTGCTCAAGGCCAACAAGCAG ACGGCTGAGGTGGCCCTGGCCAACCTGAAGAGCAAGTACGAGAACGAGAAGGCCATGGTGACCGAGACCATGATGAAGCTGCGCAACGAGCTGAAGGCCCTCAAGGAGGACGCGGCCACCTTCTCCTCGCTGCGAGCCATGTTTGCCACCAG GTGTGACGAGTACATCACGCAGCTGGACGAGATGCAGCGGCAGCTGGCAGCCGCCGAGGACGAGAAGAAGACGCTCAACTCCCTGCTGCGCATGGCCATCCAGCAGAAGCTGGCACTGACCCAGCGGCTCGAGCTGCTCGAGCTGGACCACGAGCAGACCCGGCGGGGCCGCGCCAAGGCCGCCTCCAAGGCCAAGCCGGGCACCCCGAGC CTGTAG